CTTTCCACAGGATGCACAGCTGAACAGCCTCTCCGcactgtgaattcgctggtgacttaGCAGGTCAGAGGAtccaatgaatcctttcccacatacaggacaggtgaacggtctcgccccagtgtgaacttgctggtgtctcagcagattggatgactgaatgaattccttcccacactcagagcagctgaaccgcgtctctccagtgtgaactcgctggtgtctctgcaggtcagataactgagtgaatcccttctcacactcggggcaggtgaacggtttctccccagtgtgaaaccgcTGGTGTGTTAGcagttgggatgactgagtgaatcctttcccacactctgagcaggtgaatggtctctccccagtgtgactgcgtcgatgaatttccagcaggGCTGGgcaactgaatcctttcccacag
This portion of the Scyliorhinus torazame isolate Kashiwa2021f chromosome 5, sScyTor2.1, whole genome shotgun sequence genome encodes:
- the LOC140421711 gene encoding uncharacterized protein; amino-acid sequence: MEKPWKCEDCGKGFSCPALLEIHRRSHTGERPFTCSECGKGFTQSSQLLTHQRFHTGEKPFTCPECEKGFTQLSDLQRHQRVHTGETRFSCSECGKEFIQSSNLLRHQQVHTGARPFTCPVCGKGFIGSSDLLSHQRIHSAERLFSCASCGKRFRTSAHLSVHQRVHTGEKPFICSECRKQFAQLSHLQIHQRIHTGERPFTCSECGNKFTCSSHLRRHQRVHTGDRPFSCSTCGKIFTQSGSMLRHQRVHK